The window ATTTTTACTATCCACGAGGTTTCTTCTTAACATGGTTGCTTTTTTGTACACTGGTCGTTACTTTCATTTGTTATTGAATAAAAATTATTTTTTCCCTAAGAAGTATAACTGTGGTTAACATTTTGGTTTTCCAGTTTTCCAGTACGACATAGGGATTCACAATGTGGTTGTAGCTGATTCTCCTGAAGCGTTTGAACAATGTCGGATAACCCCGAACTATGGTGTATATGATGGTGGATTCGACAGATTAGTCATGAATGATCCCGGAACCTACTATTTCATGTGTGAATATAGTTGTCTGGACAATATGAAATTTAAGGTCACTCCCATCTATTGAAAGCAAAGCTTCTATATGGCACCCTGTGGAGAGAATACTTCTACTATTCAAAATATAAGGAATAACCGTCCGTTCTTACTATCCATAATGAAAAATGTCTCATCCAATATTAAATTTTGAATGGATATGAGAATACAAGACAACACAAGCTAGACCGATCTGTAGGCTGCATTTTGTGACGTTTGCTCAAGGACTAGTAATTTGATAAATTGTTAGATTTTTCTGATTCTGCAATTTTTGTTGGTGGCTTAGTTTCTAGAAGTCTTGCAACCACGACGGTGGCTTTGCTAATGACGATAACAACTACGTTGTCAAAACTGCTGATGACTGTGGTTGCTTGTTCATGCTGGGATTAATCTTTTAGGTTAGGCTTTGAAAATCTATGTTTCAGATGGGCTTTTGATCATAAACCGAATCTACAAAAGAAACTTTGATCAATACACCCAGTTAATAACCTAATAATTAAAGCATATTAATAATGTATCTGCTATGCTCACTATTCTTCTCCTGCCCAATAGGTACGTGCGCATAAGGTAGCAATAAGCAAGCAAATAGGTAACCTTAGTTTCCTCAAACTTCTTCTTCTCACCATAAGATGCTTATTCTTGCCACCTGCAAGAAGTCCTCGCTTCTCCCTTCCTGGCTCCGGAGTTTCTCTATTGGCCAAACTTATCCTGGTAGGGGTTAAGTTCAGATTACTCTTACTCACATCGAGACTTAACCAAACTTTTTTAGGAGAGATCATAACTTCCTCCTCCTCATGACCTCGTCTCTGGCCAATGATACTAGTCGTCTCCTCCCATGCCTATTGAACTGTAAACCACATAAAGACATAAACACATTGTATCATGTTTCAACAAAACAAGAACATATAAACATGTATAAGGA of the Fragaria vesca subsp. vesca linkage group LG6, FraVesHawaii_1.0, whole genome shotgun sequence genome contains:
- the LOC101292042 gene encoding stellacyanin-like; amino-acid sequence: MAMARCSTAALFVIVFSATALSSTVSGQVTGGRLVGGEAAWNSPAFDYQAWADGITFHIGDELIFQYDIGIHNVVVADSPEAFEQCRITPNYGVYDGGFDRLVMNDPGTYYFMCEYSCLDNMKFKVTPIY